Proteins encoded within one genomic window of Prauserella marina:
- a CDS encoding SMP-30/gluconolactonase/LRE family protein: MSRTVNTIVTDMSYTECPRWHEGRLWFSDFYTYRVYSAAEDGGDLRVEADVPEQPSGLGWLPDGRLLIVSMRDRRLLRREADGTLSTHADLSEHVGGHLNDMVVDERGRAFVGEFGFDLMGGAALEPAGLVRVDPDGTVEKVATGLWFPNGSVITGDGTLLVCETFGNRVTAFDIADDGTLTGRRVWATFGERPTEVEFGAMLGQVVVGADGCCLDADGSLWIADAVGGRVVRVREGGDIVEEFRTGSGVFACMLGGRDGRTLFLSGAPDFHEEARKQAREGSVLSVRVDTPRAGRP; this comes from the coding sequence ATGAGCCGCACGGTCAACACCATCGTGACCGACATGTCGTACACCGAATGCCCGCGCTGGCATGAAGGACGCCTCTGGTTCTCCGACTTCTACACCTACCGCGTGTACTCGGCCGCCGAGGACGGTGGCGATCTGAGGGTCGAGGCCGACGTTCCGGAGCAGCCGTCGGGGCTCGGCTGGCTGCCGGACGGGCGGTTGCTGATCGTGTCCATGCGCGACCGCCGCCTGCTGCGCCGCGAGGCGGACGGCACCCTCAGCACGCACGCCGATCTGTCCGAGCACGTCGGCGGTCATCTCAACGACATGGTGGTGGACGAGCGGGGCAGGGCGTTCGTCGGCGAGTTCGGCTTCGACCTGATGGGAGGGGCGGCGCTGGAGCCGGCAGGGCTGGTGCGCGTCGACCCGGACGGCACGGTGGAGAAGGTGGCCACCGGCCTGTGGTTCCCCAACGGCAGCGTGATCACCGGCGACGGCACCCTGCTGGTGTGCGAGACGTTCGGCAATCGCGTGACGGCGTTCGACATCGCCGACGACGGCACCCTCACCGGGCGCAGGGTGTGGGCGACGTTCGGCGAGCGACCCACCGAGGTGGAGTTCGGCGCGATGCTTGGCCAGGTCGTTGTCGGTGCCGACGGATGCTGCCTCGACGCCGACGGTTCTTTGTGGATCGCCGACGCCGTGGGCGGGCGGGTCGTCCGCGTGCGTGAAGGCGGCGACATCGTCGAGGAGTTCCGCACCGGCAGCGGTGTTTTCGCGTGCATGCTCGGCGGGCGGGACGGGCGGACGTTGTTCCTTTCCGGCGCGCCGGACTTCCACGAGGAAGCACGCAAACAGGCACGCGAGGGCAGCGTCCTGAGTGTCCGCGTCGATACGCCCCGCGCCGGTCGTCCATAG
- a CDS encoding GAF and ANTAR domain-containing protein — MRSKGKGDEMNNARDQQLASTFVSLADTLVANFDVLDFLGLLTERAVDLLDVDAAGVILSDQRGGWRPTAGSSEQAELIEVLAAQTRQGPCLDCVRSGVTVASADLGAESDRWPDFAPAAVNAGFRAACAVPMRLREDVIGALTLLGTSPVAIDEASVALGQALADIATIGILQQRAIRHDEVVSEQLQATLHHRTVVEEAKGVLAEVGGLDMHRAYLALRDYARTHQLRLSEVARDIATSVLDPHELVTGTTDVSRP, encoded by the coding sequence ATGCGCAGTAAGGGAAAGGGCGACGAGATGAACAATGCCAGAGACCAGCAACTCGCGAGCACCTTCGTGTCGCTGGCCGACACGCTGGTCGCCAACTTCGACGTCCTCGACTTTCTCGGCCTGCTCACCGAACGGGCCGTCGATCTGCTCGACGTCGACGCCGCCGGGGTGATTCTTTCCGATCAGCGAGGCGGGTGGCGGCCGACGGCCGGGTCATCGGAGCAGGCCGAACTGATCGAGGTACTCGCCGCGCAAACCCGTCAGGGGCCGTGCCTGGACTGCGTCCGCAGCGGGGTGACGGTGGCCAGCGCGGACCTGGGCGCCGAGTCGGATCGTTGGCCGGATTTCGCACCCGCAGCGGTAAACGCGGGCTTCCGAGCGGCGTGCGCGGTGCCGATGCGGTTGCGTGAGGACGTCATCGGTGCCCTGACATTGCTGGGCACGAGCCCCGTCGCGATCGACGAAGCCAGTGTCGCGCTGGGGCAGGCGCTGGCCGACATCGCCACCATCGGGATTCTGCAACAGCGCGCGATCCGACACGACGAGGTCGTGTCCGAGCAGCTTCAGGCAACTTTGCATCACCGTACGGTGGTCGAAGAGGCCAAAGGCGTGCTCGCCGAAGTCGGCGGGCTGGACATGCATCGGGCATATCTCGCGCTGCGTGACTACGCCCGCACCCACCAGCTGCGACTGTCCGAGGTTGCCCGCGATATCGCGACCTCGGTCCTCGACCCGCACGAACTGGTCACCGGGACCACCGACGTCTCTCGGCCATGA
- a CDS encoding TetR/AcrR family transcriptional regulator → MDGMPAGARTNGDGPAPGSGVSRQLWDDDRGEVARNLLSSGVRCFAASGFHATTTRDITSAVGLSPGALYVHFRSKEHVLFEIIRTGHRRSLDVLGDDPADDASEHLRSLVRRFVAWHAHHHVVARVCQYELAALSPAHYEEIRELRRRSTATFQDAVTRGVAERSFADVDVHRVVRAILSLGVDLVRWYRSDGPDSPEQLGEFYADLALGMVTGARSSRSCPSVGGGGST, encoded by the coding sequence ATGGACGGCATGCCTGCCGGTGCGCGAACGAACGGCGATGGCCCAGCGCCCGGTTCCGGCGTATCGCGACAGCTGTGGGACGACGACCGTGGCGAGGTCGCCCGCAATCTGCTGTCCTCCGGCGTGCGCTGTTTCGCAGCCAGCGGCTTTCACGCTACGACCACGCGGGACATCACCTCGGCTGTCGGGTTGTCGCCCGGCGCGCTGTACGTGCATTTCCGGTCGAAAGAACACGTCCTGTTCGAGATCATCCGCACCGGTCACCGCAGATCCCTCGACGTGCTCGGCGACGACCCGGCCGACGACGCGTCCGAACACCTGCGATCACTGGTCAGGCGGTTCGTCGCATGGCACGCGCATCACCACGTGGTCGCCCGCGTCTGCCAGTACGAACTCGCCGCCCTTTCACCAGCGCACTACGAGGAGATCCGCGAGCTGCGCAGGCGATCGACGGCGACGTTCCAGGACGCCGTGACGCGGGGTGTCGCGGAGCGCTCTTTCGCTGACGTCGACGTGCACCGGGTCGTGCGGGCCATCCTGTCGCTCGGTGTCGACCTGGTGCGCTGGTACCGCTCGGACGGTCCCGACTCACCTGAGCAGCTCGGGGAGTTCTACGCCGACCTCGCGCTGGGCATGGTCACCGGCGCCCGTTCGTCAAGGTCCTGTCCCTCTGTGGGAGGTGGCGGTTCGACATGA
- a CDS encoding TetR/AcrR family transcriptional regulator, whose amino-acid sequence MRRDTRESDSSPREDLVRRAIGHFTVHGIGDTSLRGIAAALETSHRMLIYHFGSREGLLAALVSSLRRDLENALVEMAGTPGESLRDVVWRYWSTLIAPTSIAPLLFELSVPAMRDAPWADSFREGSAAWTAGLAALLRRAGEPEERAVIVARMSMSVVRGVLWELAITGDRTAADATMHAFVDAHWPNRPIGDPATS is encoded by the coding sequence ATGCGAAGGGACACGCGGGAAAGTGACTCGTCGCCGCGAGAAGATCTCGTGCGCAGGGCCATCGGCCACTTCACGGTGCACGGGATCGGCGATACGAGCCTTCGCGGGATCGCGGCCGCGCTGGAAACCAGCCATCGCATGCTCATTTACCACTTCGGTTCCCGCGAGGGGCTGCTCGCCGCGCTCGTGTCCAGTCTGAGACGCGACCTTGAGAACGCGCTCGTGGAAATGGCCGGTACGCCGGGGGAGTCCCTTCGCGACGTCGTCTGGCGGTACTGGTCGACGTTGATCGCGCCGACGTCGATCGCCCCGCTGCTCTTCGAGCTCTCCGTGCCCGCGATGCGCGACGCTCCCTGGGCGGACTCGTTCCGCGAGGGCAGCGCGGCGTGGACGGCGGGCCTTGCCGCGCTGCTGAGGCGGGCAGGGGAGCCGGAGGAACGCGCCGTGATCGTCGCGAGGATGAGCATGTCCGTGGTACGCGGGGTGCTCTGGGAACTCGCGATCACGGGTGACAGGACGGCGGCCGACGCGACGATGCACGCGTTTGTCGACGCCCACTGGCCGAACCGGCCCATCGGTGACCCTGCCACGTCATGA
- a CDS encoding fatty acid desaturase family protein — protein METDTSTQAASGALTRQQRHISTYSALSRKVRQEGLLRRRYGFYWTRIVAVVTAFALVWITVLLLGDTWWQLVPAAALAMVSAQFGFLGHDLAHHQVFASTRWNVWSARVVSGLFAGLSYLWWKGKHNKHHNAPNQEDRDPDIGPGVLAFTPAEAARRSGFVARFTRHQGWAFFPLLTLEGLQLHVASVRTLLRHKMDRYRWVELSFIIARLGGYVAVLLALLPVGKAAAFAGLQLALFGVLLGGAFAPNHKGMPIVPAGMKVDFLRRQVMMSRNIRGNAVTDFMMGGLNRQIEHHLFPSMPRPNLKRARPLVRAHCAEHDVPYTETSLWRSYRIVVRYLNAVGLRARDPFQCPLIQRYRA, from the coding sequence ATGGAGACAGACACATCGACGCAAGCTGCTTCCGGTGCGCTTACTCGTCAGCAGCGGCATATCAGTACGTATTCCGCGTTGTCGCGCAAGGTGCGACAAGAGGGTCTGTTGCGCCGCCGTTACGGCTTTTACTGGACGCGCATCGTAGCGGTGGTCACCGCGTTCGCGCTGGTGTGGATCACAGTACTGCTGCTCGGCGATACGTGGTGGCAGCTCGTCCCGGCGGCGGCGCTGGCCATGGTCAGCGCCCAGTTCGGCTTCCTCGGCCACGATTTGGCACATCACCAGGTGTTCGCCTCGACGCGGTGGAACGTGTGGTCGGCCCGGGTGGTCTCCGGGTTGTTCGCCGGGCTGAGCTACCTCTGGTGGAAGGGCAAGCACAACAAGCATCACAATGCCCCCAACCAGGAAGACCGGGATCCGGACATCGGGCCGGGTGTGCTGGCGTTCACCCCGGCCGAGGCGGCGCGGAGGAGCGGCTTCGTGGCGCGGTTCACCCGTCACCAGGGCTGGGCGTTTTTCCCGCTGCTCACGCTGGAGGGGTTGCAGCTGCATGTCGCGAGTGTGCGAACACTGCTGCGACACAAAATGGACCGGTACCGCTGGGTCGAACTGTCGTTCATCATCGCGCGGTTGGGCGGATACGTGGCGGTGCTGCTCGCGTTGTTGCCAGTGGGTAAGGCCGCGGCGTTCGCCGGGTTGCAGTTGGCGTTGTTCGGAGTGCTGCTGGGTGGAGCGTTCGCGCCGAACCACAAGGGCATGCCGATCGTGCCCGCCGGGATGAAGGTGGACTTCCTGCGTCGCCAGGTGATGATGTCCCGCAATATCCGCGGCAACGCGGTCACGGACTTCATGATGGGCGGGCTGAACCGCCAGATCGAGCATCACCTTTTCCCCAGCATGCCCCGCCCGAACCTCAAACGGGCCAGACCGCTCGTGCGGGCCCACTGCGCCGAACACGACGTGCCCTACACCGAGACCAGCCTCTGGCGCTCGTACCGGATCGTGGTGCGCTACCTGAACGCGGTGGGATTACGCGCACGCGATCCCTTCCAATGCCCTCTCATCCAACGGTACCGAGCCTGA
- a CDS encoding GAF and ANTAR domain-containing protein: protein MVENRRQRMRELLAADHAARPASAVSLACDRCVLELAVSGAGATVLSDLPTEDGDGDAGPSRGLVHATNPVSAGLEDLQLTVGEGPCLDAFVTGGPVLIADLAAEIARWPAFTPVACELGAAAVFSFPLQFGVVRLGSLDLYRDTTGPLTRTELADALILSDLATQGVVADLDGHNVEDVSWLADPHLQVHQAAGMVQVQLGSTTEVALMRLRGHAFTLGIPLADVARQVVGRSLRFTNAGDGNNAQ, encoded by the coding sequence ATGGTGGAGAACCGGCGTCAGCGGATGCGGGAATTGCTGGCCGCCGATCATGCCGCCCGCCCGGCCTCGGCCGTCAGTTTGGCGTGCGATCGATGTGTGCTGGAGTTGGCGGTATCCGGTGCGGGTGCGACCGTCTTGAGCGACCTGCCGACGGAAGACGGCGATGGTGACGCAGGCCCGAGCCGTGGTCTGGTGCACGCGACGAACCCCGTCAGTGCGGGGTTGGAGGATCTACAGCTCACCGTCGGTGAAGGGCCGTGCCTCGACGCGTTCGTCACCGGCGGGCCAGTATTGATCGCTGACTTGGCGGCGGAGATCGCACGGTGGCCCGCGTTCACGCCTGTGGCGTGTGAGCTCGGCGCGGCGGCGGTGTTTTCCTTCCCGCTGCAATTCGGAGTGGTGCGGCTGGGTTCCCTGGACCTGTATCGCGATACGACCGGCCCGCTCACTCGCACCGAGCTGGCCGACGCGCTGATCCTGAGCGATCTGGCCACGCAAGGCGTGGTGGCTGACCTGGACGGGCACAACGTCGAGGATGTGAGCTGGCTGGCCGACCCGCACCTCCAGGTGCATCAAGCCGCGGGCATGGTGCAGGTCCAACTCGGATCAACCACGGAGGTCGCGCTGATGCGGTTACGCGGCCACGCCTTCACCCTCGGTATACCACTGGCCGACGTTGCCCGGCAGGTCGTAGGACGCTCCCTGCGCTTCACCAATGCCGGGGACGGGAACAATGCGCAGTAA
- a CDS encoding LPXTG cell wall anchor domain-containing protein, with product MLVLIIILLVLWLITAVIGFAVKGLVWLAIIGIVLFVGTAAIGFVRRKTLRR from the coding sequence ATGTTGGTCCTGATCATCATCTTGCTGGTTTTGTGGCTCATCACCGCGGTCATCGGGTTCGCGGTCAAAGGGCTTGTGTGGCTTGCCATTATCGGCATCGTCTTGTTCGTGGGGACCGCCGCGATCGGGTTCGTCCGGCGTAAGACCCTCCGCCGCTGA
- a CDS encoding STAS domain-containing protein: MTVQRHRWSVVVRPEGEVDVLTAPDMHEAIEQAVDERPRLLVVDLSKVEFLGCAGLSVLVTAKLHAGWRTCLRVVATDRVTRRPLELTGLDQRLTVYDSLDAALTSPIETGHVEG; this comes from the coding sequence GTGACGGTGCAGCGCCATCGGTGGTCAGTGGTCGTGCGGCCGGAGGGCGAAGTGGACGTCCTCACCGCGCCGGACATGCACGAGGCCATCGAACAGGCCGTGGACGAGCGTCCGCGCCTGCTGGTGGTGGACTTGTCGAAGGTCGAGTTCCTGGGCTGTGCCGGATTGTCGGTACTGGTCACAGCCAAGCTGCATGCCGGATGGCGGACCTGCCTGCGGGTCGTGGCCACCGACAGGGTCACGCGGCGGCCGCTGGAACTCACCGGCCTGGACCAGCGCTTGACGGTGTACGACTCACTCGACGCGGCGCTGACCTCGCCCATCGAAACCGGCCATGTCGAAGGCTAG
- a CDS encoding LLM class flavin-dependent oxidoreductase, translating to MEVSCAFPTALDTPANIAMAEQLGFHRAWVYDTPQQSPDVWMTLALAAERTDRIGLGPGVLVPSLRHPMVNASATATLCALAPGRVAVAFGTGFSGRRAMGYGAVRWSFMDAYLRAYRGLLRGEVVEWEGARMRMLHPEGHAPSRPFDVPVLVGALGPKGGEVARELGDGLFATLRIPDYAGEFSWSAYLLWGTVLDDDEPVDSAHARSAGGPGWALSFHGAYEFGGAEAVRALPGGDEWLGVVGKAGDGERHLSVHDGHCVELNEADDAAWQAGGHSTLRDVTLSGTTGEVRRGLDDLAARGVTEVVFQPCGPDVRTELERFLDVARAEPPISEPITSKESP from the coding sequence ATGGAGGTGTCGTGCGCGTTCCCCACCGCCCTGGACACGCCTGCCAACATCGCCATGGCCGAACAACTCGGCTTCCACCGGGCGTGGGTCTACGACACGCCGCAGCAGAGTCCCGACGTGTGGATGACGCTGGCGCTGGCCGCCGAACGCACCGACCGGATCGGCCTCGGCCCCGGGGTGCTCGTGCCGAGCCTGCGCCATCCGATGGTCAACGCGTCGGCGACAGCGACGCTCTGCGCGCTCGCGCCCGGCAGGGTGGCTGTCGCGTTCGGCACCGGATTCAGCGGCCGTAGAGCGATGGGCTACGGCGCCGTCCGCTGGTCGTTCATGGACGCCTACCTTCGCGCCTATCGCGGGCTGCTACGCGGCGAGGTGGTCGAATGGGAGGGCGCGCGCATGCGGATGCTGCACCCCGAGGGCCACGCGCCGTCCCGTCCCTTCGACGTTCCGGTGCTCGTCGGCGCGCTCGGCCCCAAGGGCGGCGAGGTCGCGAGGGAACTCGGGGACGGGCTGTTCGCCACACTCCGGATTCCGGACTATGCCGGTGAGTTCTCGTGGTCGGCGTACCTGCTGTGGGGCACGGTGCTCGACGACGACGAACCCGTCGACTCGGCGCACGCGCGCTCGGCAGGAGGTCCGGGCTGGGCGCTGTCGTTCCACGGCGCCTACGAATTCGGCGGTGCCGAGGCCGTGCGCGCGCTGCCAGGCGGTGACGAATGGCTCGGCGTCGTCGGGAAGGCAGGGGACGGCGAACGCCACCTGTCCGTCCACGACGGACACTGCGTCGAACTCAACGAAGCCGACGACGCGGCCTGGCAGGCCGGAGGTCACTCCACGCTGCGCGACGTCACGCTTTCCGGAACCACCGGGGAAGTCCGGCGCGGCCTCGACGACCTCGCAGCCAGAGGCGTCACCGAGGTCGTGTTTCAGCCGTGCGGACCGGACGTGCGCACCGAACTCGAACGCTTCCTCGACGTGGCGCGCGCTGAACCACCTATCTCGGAGCCGATCACCTCGAAGGAGAGCCCATGA
- a CDS encoding YsnF/AvaK domain-containing protein: MTTTNRTNTGQDGPAAMIGAEVRDSDDNKFGEVAEIYLGNETDQPEWVAVKRGLFGSHVSLVPLAKGHWDGAMLTMPFDKATLKNAPHHDPGTDLSAADERELYRYYGIAPAPRQPEAGVADAQGDGTAGQSGDDAMTRSEERLHVGTEQHQMGRARLRKHIVTENVTGTVPVSHEEAVVEREPITEANRGKATSGADLTEGEYEVTLHEERVVTAKETVPVERVRLSTETVTDEQTVSENVRKEQIDIDSTEGVDVDRTGSGSDGTGTTK, from the coding sequence GTGACTACGACGAACAGAACGAACACCGGCCAAGATGGCCCGGCGGCCATGATCGGCGCCGAGGTGCGCGACAGCGACGACAACAAGTTCGGCGAAGTCGCCGAGATATACCTGGGCAACGAGACCGACCAGCCCGAGTGGGTCGCGGTCAAGAGGGGACTGTTCGGCTCGCACGTGTCGTTGGTACCGCTGGCCAAGGGGCACTGGGACGGCGCGATGCTGACCATGCCGTTCGACAAGGCGACGCTGAAGAACGCGCCACACCACGACCCTGGCACCGACCTCAGCGCCGCGGACGAGCGAGAGCTGTACCGGTACTACGGAATCGCTCCGGCTCCGCGGCAACCCGAGGCGGGCGTTGCAGACGCACAGGGCGACGGCACGGCCGGGCAAAGTGGCGATGACGCGATGACACGTTCCGAGGAACGACTTCACGTCGGCACCGAGCAACATCAAATGGGCCGTGCCCGGTTGCGCAAGCACATCGTGACCGAGAACGTCACCGGGACGGTGCCGGTGAGCCACGAAGAGGCCGTGGTCGAACGTGAGCCGATCACCGAAGCCAACCGCGGCAAAGCGACCTCGGGCGCCGACCTCACCGAGGGGGAGTACGAGGTCACGCTGCACGAGGAACGCGTGGTGACCGCCAAGGAGACCGTGCCCGTCGAACGGGTCCGGCTCAGCACGGAGACCGTCACTGACGAGCAGACCGTCAGCGAGAACGTCCGCAAAGAGCAGATCGACATCGATAGCACCGAGGGTGTCGACGTGGATCGGACCGGAAGCGGAAGCGACGGCACGGGCACCACGAAGTAA
- a CDS encoding FAD-dependent monooxygenase — MKTLIVGAGPTGMTAALVLAANGVDSRIIDKRPEPQHTSRALGLQARSMEVLAGLGVSEQVERVAYRLFGASIMSGDRPIAEMDWVPPESRYPYTYVVPQAGLEAILRGRLDEFGVRIDRGAEAVDVTSSGSGVTATLDDGRTIEADWAVGADGARSRVREAAGIAFPQRSTGEVYYLADAILDLPARLRAQVEGPAEDGERSGSAMWLGPHGPFMLMRLPGDERLWRVFVDMSDTAADGDLPPLTTRALETLIAERGPRGTRVDALQWTSVFHTRLGLADAYRSGRVFLAGDAAHVFPPFGGQGMNLGIQDAVNVAWRLAGVANGAPATLLDGYESERRPIAAATIRDVEARRRLYALRNSLARGARDLLFRAGASSRGAKRKASLQNSQLATSYRDVIPGGDGGPLPRAGDRAPDGRLGETTVHDLLAPDHVTLLCFDPSAHETTIEREPGLTTVTIAGQDSLLRRAYGLAKGRSDVVLVRPDGHVQRRGSDLEGARREIPALVGRR, encoded by the coding sequence ATGAAGACGTTGATCGTTGGTGCGGGACCCACCGGAATGACCGCTGCCCTGGTCCTTGCGGCGAACGGCGTGGACTCCCGAATCATCGACAAGCGGCCGGAACCGCAGCACACTTCCCGCGCGCTCGGCCTACAGGCGCGATCCATGGAGGTACTTGCCGGGCTCGGCGTCTCGGAGCAGGTCGAACGGGTCGCCTACCGGCTCTTCGGAGCGTCGATCATGAGCGGCGACCGGCCGATCGCCGAGATGGACTGGGTTCCGCCGGAGAGCAGATACCCCTACACCTATGTGGTTCCGCAGGCTGGTCTTGAGGCGATCCTTCGCGGGCGCCTGGACGAGTTCGGGGTGCGCATCGACCGCGGCGCCGAGGCTGTCGACGTCACCTCCTCCGGTTCCGGTGTGACCGCGACGCTGGACGACGGCCGGACGATCGAGGCCGACTGGGCCGTCGGCGCGGACGGCGCCCGCAGCCGCGTTCGTGAGGCGGCTGGCATCGCGTTTCCGCAGCGGAGCACCGGTGAGGTCTACTATCTCGCCGACGCGATCCTCGATCTCCCCGCGAGACTGAGAGCTCAAGTCGAAGGTCCCGCCGAGGACGGCGAGCGGTCTGGCAGCGCGATGTGGCTCGGACCGCACGGGCCGTTCATGCTCATGCGCCTGCCGGGCGATGAGCGATTGTGGCGAGTGTTCGTCGACATGTCCGACACTGCCGCCGATGGCGATCTTCCCCCGCTGACCACGCGGGCCCTCGAAACCCTCATCGCCGAACGCGGTCCCCGAGGTACCCGGGTGGACGCACTCCAGTGGACCTCCGTGTTCCACACCCGGCTGGGACTCGCGGACGCTTATCGCTCCGGCCGGGTCTTCCTGGCGGGCGATGCCGCGCACGTCTTCCCGCCGTTCGGTGGCCAGGGAATGAACCTGGGCATCCAGGATGCGGTCAATGTGGCCTGGCGGCTGGCCGGTGTCGCCAATGGCGCGCCCGCGACACTGCTCGACGGGTACGAGTCCGAGCGCAGGCCGATCGCTGCCGCCACCATCCGCGACGTCGAGGCACGCCGCCGCCTTTACGCCCTGCGCAACTCACTCGCCAGGGGGGCGCGCGATCTCCTGTTCCGGGCCGGTGCCAGCAGCCGGGGCGCGAAGCGGAAGGCCAGTTTGCAGAACTCGCAGCTGGCGACCAGCTACCGGGACGTGATTCCGGGAGGTGACGGCGGACCGCTTCCGCGTGCCGGTGACCGGGCGCCGGACGGGCGGCTGGGCGAGACCACCGTGCACGATTTGCTCGCGCCCGACCATGTCACGCTGCTGTGCTTCGATCCGAGTGCGCACGAAACGACCATCGAACGCGAGCCGGGGCTGACCACGGTGACGATCGCCGGTCAGGACAGCCTGCTTCGCCGTGCCTACGGACTTGCCAAGGGGCGAAGCGATGTCGTTCTGGTCCGACCGGACGGTCACGTGCAGCGCCGGGGCTCGGACCTCGAAGGGGCGCGTCGCGAGATTCCGGCTCTGGTCGGCAGGCGGTGA
- a CDS encoding GAF and ANTAR domain-containing protein has product MTHTPESLTEPSRDRERRVSRTFVSLADTLVADFDISDFLHMLTEKCIDLLDVSAAGVILLAPDGSLRVAATSSQRAELLGLFAVETDDGPCVDCARSGSAVSCPDLATQTHRWPRFTTAAEECGFRAAQALPMRLREQAVGVLTLLNTTPGGAGRGDLELGQALADIATIGILQQRTIERGDQLTGQLQTALRSRVVIEQAKGVLAEHGAVSMDEAFAQLRGYARAHNRRLTDLARTVAGGTGDLAAILKHPRPS; this is encoded by the coding sequence GTGACGCACACACCGGAGTCGCTGACGGAACCTTCGCGTGATCGGGAGCGGCGGGTGTCGCGCACGTTCGTCAGTCTCGCCGACACGCTGGTGGCCGACTTCGACATCTCCGACTTCCTGCACATGCTCACCGAGAAGTGCATCGACCTCCTAGACGTCTCCGCTGCCGGAGTGATTCTGCTCGCCCCCGACGGAAGTCTGCGGGTCGCCGCCACCTCCTCACAGCGGGCCGAACTGCTTGGGCTGTTCGCGGTGGAGACCGACGACGGTCCGTGCGTCGACTGCGCCCGCAGCGGTTCAGCGGTGTCCTGCCCGGATTTGGCGACCCAGACCCACCGCTGGCCGAGGTTCACCACGGCAGCCGAGGAGTGCGGATTCCGCGCCGCGCAGGCCCTGCCGATGCGGCTACGGGAGCAGGCCGTCGGAGTATTGACGCTCTTGAACACCACGCCTGGCGGCGCTGGTCGCGGCGACCTCGAACTCGGCCAGGCGCTGGCGGACATTGCCACCATCGGAATCCTGCAACAGCGCACCATCGAACGCGGAGACCAGCTCACCGGGCAGTTGCAGACCGCGCTGCGCAGCCGCGTCGTGATCGAGCAGGCAAAAGGTGTGCTCGCCGAGCATGGCGCGGTCTCGATGGACGAGGCGTTCGCGCAACTGCGCGGCTACGCCCGCGCCCATAACCGGCGCCTGACCGACCTCGCCCGCACCGTCGCCGGAGGCACCGGTGACCTGGCCGCCATCTTGAAGCACCCACGTCCCTCATGA
- a CDS encoding DUF72 domain-containing protein, with product MWTHKAWPGRFLPRSLPAGERLRAYAGWCNAVEGNTTFYATPARNTVATWAQQTGPSFRFVVKLPKLVTHERRFAGVETQMRAFLDAIEPLGERAVLWTQLPGSFGPSDVDALSRFLRRLPAGRRRAVEVRHPGFFTDPGSTSLLESALADTETEWVPFDTTVFFQSPPTSEAEQDAWAKKPRLPRRTRALTDQPIVRYLGRDSVEETVEGWQPWTTVVAGWLREGRSPTVFLHTPDNNDAPALARRFHDDVRTLVPGLDALPEPEPIGPATLF from the coding sequence ATGTGGACCCACAAGGCGTGGCCAGGGCGGTTCCTGCCGCGCTCGCTGCCGGCAGGCGAGCGCCTGCGGGCCTACGCGGGCTGGTGCAACGCGGTCGAGGGCAACACCACCTTCTATGCGACTCCCGCCAGAAACACCGTCGCCACATGGGCACAACAGACCGGTCCCAGCTTCCGGTTCGTGGTCAAGCTGCCCAAGCTCGTCACGCACGAGCGCCGGTTCGCCGGGGTCGAAACCCAGATGCGGGCGTTCCTCGACGCGATCGAACCACTCGGCGAGCGAGCGGTCCTGTGGACCCAGTTGCCCGGCTCGTTCGGCCCTTCCGACGTCGATGCCCTCAGCCGATTCCTGCGCCGTCTTCCCGCCGGCCGCCGGCGCGCCGTGGAGGTGCGCCACCCCGGCTTCTTCACCGACCCCGGCTCGACCTCGCTGCTGGAGAGCGCGCTCGCCGACACGGAAACCGAGTGGGTGCCGTTCGACACCACCGTTTTCTTCCAGAGCCCGCCGACCAGCGAGGCGGAGCAGGACGCCTGGGCCAAGAAACCGAGGCTGCCCCGGCGGACCAGGGCACTGACCGACCAGCCGATCGTCCGCTACCTGGGCCGTGACTCGGTCGAGGAGACCGTCGAGGGGTGGCAGCCGTGGACGACGGTGGTCGCCGGCTGGCTGCGCGAAGGCCGGTCACCGACGGTTTTCCTGCACACTCCCGACAACAACGACGCACCAGCACTCGCCCGCCGGTTCCACGACGACGTGCGAACACTGGTACCCGGACTCGACGCGCTGCCCGAGCCAGAGCCCATCGGGCCGGCGACGCTGTTCTGA